TTTACGTTGTATTTTTGAATTTTCATAACTATGACGTTCATTGCACATTTTGAATGATTATTCTCGTCAGAGCAGTCCACTTATACCTTTTTCCCATAGATTTTGATTACGAGCATCTGAGGATTTGAAATTCAGGCCGGTTTCTTGGAACGCAACCTCCAGGAATGATTTGGGCAGACAGTAGTCCAGTTACCTCTACGGTGTCTTATGTATACAACACGTATATACACCACGTGTGACGACATGCTCAACACTGATTTTATTTTCAAAATCTCACTTATCAGTGTCAATAATGAGCCTTCCATCACCAGAGTCCAAGTCTGAATCTGAGCTAGAATCACTGGAAAGTAGATCATGGAACCTCCAGGACATGCTGCTTCCATCTCCTTGCAGACAATAATCTTTGACCTCTCTATCAACACTGTGGGTCTCTCTatatctccctcccccatcttcaCTTACTGAAACCCTTGGTTCCATATGCGTTCTGTTTTTGGGATTCCTTTGTGCATTACTTTTTATTAAAGATTTGATTGCCACTTTCATGGAATTTCTATGcatgatatttatatttctttttaagttaTCTATAACATCACTAGGTATACCTATTTTATTGCCTTGAACTGTATTACAGTTACCCGTATTCTTGTCGAAGACGTTTCCCAATATTCCTGAGGAACCTTCAGCAGTATTTGTCTGAAGTCCAGAAGCATCTGACTCTAATAGGTGTCTTTTTCTGGCACACTGTCCATACAATTCTGACTGTTTTACGACTGGTTTCCTAAGATTTTCTACTGTAAAGAGATTGTTCTTGCAATCAAAAGTTAATGGACACTCACAATTAGTGTAGCTGGGAAGGTCTGAGCCACTACAGCAATGGCAGGTGTCTCGATTTAAACAGTCAATTTTTACCCAACTGGGTGCTGACCCTACGTGAGAGCATGCCATTCTTAAGCCTGGAGACAAGGTCGCCTGTGACCCATCTACCTTAACTAAATTCTCGTTATGGAAATCATTTTTGTCAGAAGTGGACAGCTTGCACCGTCGTCTGGTACTAGCTGAAGGGTATTTACCTAAGTTACACTGTCCTTGTTTGGTGATGTGATGCTCATTTTTCTGCCAGTTACTTAAGACATTGTGATTTGATCCAACGAGGTGAACATGAATTACAGGTGAAGATTGTTCTGAAATGTTTGTCAactcatttttcttctcttcataagCTGGATGAGAGTCTTCATGAGAACTCTTGATTTTGGTTGaatgttttattctttttctatcACTGTGTTCATCTTCCTGGTAAGATCGTTTTTTCACGTTTCCCTTTAACTTTGATCGCTTTTTGGGTCGATTTTTCTTTGTGCATCTGTTTCTATTGCTAGAGGGAAGCTCCCTTAAGAAACAAGAATCTTTCGGGGAACTGCTGTTTTGCTCCTGGAAATATTTCAATTTGCATCTGCTTGAAAAATTTTGTGCCTTCAAATCATTTTCTACACTTGGCTCTTGCCTACTGATTATATTGGTAAGGAAAGATGCTTGACCATAATTTTCAGAAACCGTATCATTTCCAGAAGTAACAAAATTTTGTGAAGAGACCTGAGTATCTGTCTTCTCTGTTGAATGATTCATTTTCTTCAGTTCTCTCTCGGATGGATGAGAGGCAGACCCTTGTTTGATCATTTGTCTTAATAGATGTAATGATTCTTCCACATCTTTTTCCATCTTCCCCTCGATTTCTACTGTCTGAAGAGGTTTTGATGGTTCGGAAGTGGAACTGTGCTGAAAGAGGGCCGAATACAGTGGTAATGTAAAGGACAAAGGTGGAGACGATACTGGGGTTGAGAGAAGTTTGAATAAAGATGATGCAGGATTAGAAAGTAacgatgaagaggaagaaacgGAAGAGGATGTGGAAGCAGAATGGACACTGGCTGAGGGAGAAGAAACTTGAGGTAAAGAATTATTTCTCTGTGCTTCCTGCAGATGACTGAGATGGAAATCTATAGAGGGTCCTGGCATAGTTTCTATACAGTCTAAGGCTTCCTGAGGTTTCGCTGGTGTGGTAGCTAGAGTCAGGACCGTGTCCCTGGTGCTGCCTGGAGAACTCCCACACTGGCTGTTACTAAAGCTTGTGGTTGTCGTGCTCACTTGTATACAAGAAGTTAATTCTGTGGAAGAAGAACTAAACCTGTTAAAAAAGCCTTAAAGAGACCCCTTTATAAGTCACATCTATTGACTACACATGATAGATTAGGCGCTAATAACTTCACAACAATAATTCTTAGAAGTTAACGTCTTCATACATCTACAAGATCAGATCCTCATCTTTTTTATTAACTTATGTTACAGTGATGACATTTTCTGCTGAATTTGTGAGAACAAACATCTGACCCCTTAAATTCGATGGCTTTCGTATATTTAGAAAAAGTCCCACTCTAAGTGCTGATTGTAACCTGAAAGTGTTAACATGGACTCACGTTGTGTAGCGGTCAGGTTcctgacagtgacgcattcacgaaccaccagggtcgagtgcatatgttcgaatcctggttgcagcagttggtacACAGTCAATACAGCTGTTCAtacacccctaggggttggtcgataaaataagtTCCTGGTTCAGGCcaggatatatgaatatatagcgttaatgggatcgctacgattagggcctcagttgcacgtgccatctcagctaatatatatcacaaagggttgtgagtgaatggtgggatgaagaagtaaagttgttagtaatagagcaaagagaggcgtttagacgatacttgcaaggaaggagtgcaaatgaccgagagatgtataaaagaaaggggcaggaggtcaagagaaaggtgcaagggttgaaaaagagggcaaatgagagttggggtgagagagtatcattaaattttagagagagtaaaaagatttttggaaggagataaatatcgTGTGTAAGACAacagatcaaatgggaacattggtgaagggggcaagtggggaaataataacaggtagtgatgaagttaggagatggagtgagtattttgaaggtttgttgaatgtgtttgatgatgagtggcaaatatagggtgttttggtcggggtggtgtgcgaagtgagagggtaaaggagaatggtttggttaagagagaggaagtagtgaaagctttgtggaagatgaaatccggcaaggcggcgggtttggatggtgctgcagtggaatgtattaattaagggggtgactgtgttgttggtaaggatattcagtgcatgtatagatcatggtgaagtgcctgaggattggtggaatgcatgcatagtgtcactgaacttagcagcgaatggaaccatggatgcggaagtgagtcacagggtgggggagggggcgaagattctgggagtgatgaagaatgtgtggaaggagtcaactttatttcggaaagcaaaaatgagtatgttagatggaatagtagttcaaaaAAATgttaatatggttgtgaggcatgggctatagatagggttgtacggaggaaggtggatgtgttgcaaatgaaatatctgaggacaatatgcggtgtgaggtggtttgatcgagaaagtaatgaaacggtaaaagagatgtgtggaaataaaaagagtgtggttgagagcgcagaagaggatgtgttaaaatgggttggacatatgaagagaatgagtgaggaaagattgacaaagagtatatatgtgtcaaaggtggaggaaacaagaagttggagaccaaactggtggcGAAAGGGTGGAGCGAAAaggatttttgagcgatcggggcctgaacatataatagggtgagaggcgtgcaaggaatagaatgaattggaacgatgtggtataccggggtcgacgtgctgtcagtggactgaaccagggcatgtgaagcgtctggggtaaacctagatgtggaaagggaggcgtggtttcggtgcattacacacgacagctggagacgtgaaagaatgtggcatttttgtcttttcctggtgctacctcgctgtagggcggggggagggggggtgttggtaTTTCCtatgtggcagggtgacgacgagaatggatgaaggtaccaagtatatatttatatgtctgtgtgtatgtatgaatgtatacgttgaaatgtgtatatatatatatatatatatatatatatatatatatatatatatatatatatatatatatatatatatatatatatatatgtgtgtgtcggaggtggagggaacgaggagaagtgggagaccaaattggaggtggaaagatggagtgaaaaagattttgtgtgatcggggcctgaacatgcaggagggtgaaaggagggcaaggaatagagtaaattggatcgatgtggtataccggggttgacgtgctgtcagtggattgaatcagggcatgtgaagcgtctggggtaaaccatggaaagctgtgtaagtatgtatatttgcgtgtgtggacgtatgtatatacatgtatatgggggtgggttgggccatttctttcgtctgtttccttgcgctacctcgcaaacgcgggagacaacgacaaagcaaaaaaaaaaaaaagaatatatatatatatatatatatatatatatatatatatatatacatatatatatatatatatataaagaatatatatatatatatatatatatatatatatatatatatatatatatatatatatatatatatatatatatatatatatatatatatatatttttttttttgtcgctgtctcccgcgtttgcgaggtagcgcaaggaaacagacgaaagaaatggcccaacccacccccatacacatatatatacatacgtccacacacgcaaatatacataactacacagctttccatggtttaccccagacgcttcacatgccttgattcaatccactgacagcacgtcaaccccggtataccacatcgccccaattcactctattccttgccctcctttcaccctcctgcatgttcaggccccgatcacacaaaatctttttcactccatctttccacctccaatttggtctccctcttctcctcgttccctccacctccgacacatatatcctcttggtcaatcttggtcaatatatatatccctgggcatgagaagaaggatcatgagaggaaagtgttttgggagcagctgaatgagtgtgttagtggttttgatgcacgagaccgggttatagtgatgggtgatttgaatgcaaaggtgagtaatgtggcagttgagggaataattggtatacatggggtgttcagtgttgtaaatggaaatggtgaagagcttgtagatttatgtgctgaaaaaggactggtgattgggaatacctggtttaaaaagcgagatatacataagtatacgtatgtaagtaggagagatggccagagagcgttattggattacgtgttaattgacaggcgcgcgaaagagagacttttggatgttaatgtgctgagaggtgcaactggagggatgtctgatcattatcttgtggaggctaaggtgaagatttgtatgggttttcagaaaagaagagtgaatgttggggtgaagagggtggtgagagtaagtgagcttgggaaggagacttgtgtgaggaagtaccaggagagactgagtacagaatggaaaatggtgagaacaatggaagtaaggggagtgggggaggaatgggatgtatttagggattcagtgatggagtgcgcaaaagatgcttgtagcacgagaagagtgggaggtgggttgattagaaagggtagtgagtggtgggatgaagaagtaagattatcagtgaaagagaagagagaggcatttggacgatttttgcaggaaaaaatgcagttgagtgggagatgtataaaagaaagagacaggaggtcaagagaaaggtgcaagaggtgaaaaagagggcaaatgagagttggggtgagagagtatcattaaattttagggagaataaaaagatgttctggaaggaggtaaataaagtgcgtaagaaaagggaacttcactgggaacttcagtgaagagcgcaaatggggaggtgataacaagtagtggtgatttgagaaggagatggagtgagtattttgaaggtttgttgaatgtgtttgatgatagagtggcagatatagggtgttttggtcgaggtggtgtgcaaagtgagagggttagggaaaatgatttggtaaacagagaagaggtagtaaaagctttgcggaagatgaaagccggcaaggcagcaggtttggatggtatatatatatttttttttttttttatactttgtcgctgtctcccgcgtttgcgaggtagcgcaaggaaacagacgaaagaaatggcccaaccccccccatacacatgtatatacatacgtccacacacgcaaatatacatacctacacaactttccatggtttaccccagacgcttcacatgccttgattcaatccactgacagcacgtcaaccccggtataccacatcgctccaattcactctattccttgccctcctttcaccctcctgcatgttcaggccccgatcacacaaaatctttttcactccatctttccacctccaatttggtctccctcttctcctcgttccctccacctccgacacatatatcctcttggtcaatctttcctcactcattctctccat
This DNA window, taken from Panulirus ornatus isolate Po-2019 chromosome 60, ASM3632096v1, whole genome shotgun sequence, encodes the following:
- the LOC139767376 gene encoding uncharacterized protein codes for the protein MWTSPRGAREACTMQSYDEQSCDYNTRCGMSPSAECRSVAVSGRGGPMGLSTTGGLASKQCCDGLSPDPAASGQYQTAPLKISKSGFGEGCYDVTLNDGTRGTYVKRAGTQDITRALTITPPQPNECSFGTSTEKYISKVPPTEIQDPGTETAKIATWDEGTVTSSSAGMMRAGGRHQLVDIHGLAVFLRQSTRCLSCRAACCLYVTGTICAQLATVTQVKITCQKCHYTASQTLSRPSATPDDHASPHPTPSHPTPPSDNQSPRQPSPPTDLSTTLPSRTSSHQNQMKVVKEEHTSPLAVLLNTKAKESPLWLPTHAATSCESSNRLQANLPLHSLQPLEEVWGRESDPLPLGTRSLHTGKKSSTDAQKHLSGLDPLLAKVNTDLRQRTQEGSPSTSPPALPDHQNKLTSCIQVSTTTTSFSNSQCGSSPGSTRDTVLTLATTPAKPQEALDCIETMPGPSIDFHLSHLQEAQRNNSLPQVSSPSASVHSASTSSSVSSSSSLLSNPASSLFKLLSTPVSSPPLSFTLPLYSALFQHSSTSEPSKPLQTVEIEGKMEKDVEESLHLLRQMIKQGSASHPSERELKKMNHSTEKTDTQVSSQNFVTSGNDTVSENYGQASFLTNIISRQEPSVENDLKAQNFSSRCKLKYFQEQNSSSPKDSCFLRELPSSNRNRCTKKNRPKKRSKLKGNVKKRSYQEDEHSDRKRIKHSTKIKSSHEDSHPAYEEKKNELTNISEQSSPVIHVHLVGSNHNVLSNWQKNEHHITKQGQCNLGKYPSASTRRRCKLSTSDKNDFHNENLVKVDGSQATLSPGLRMACSHVGSAPSWVKIDCLNRDTCHCCSGSDLPSYTNCECPLTFDCKNNLFTVENLRKPVVKQSELYGQCARKRHLLESDASGLQTNTAEGSSGILGNVFDKNTGNCNTVQGNKIGIPSDVIDNLKRNINIMHRNSMKVAIKSLIKSNAQRNPKNRTHMEPRVSVSEDGGGRYRETHSVDREVKDYCLQGDGSSMSWRFHDLLSSDSSSDSDLDSGDGRLIIDTDK